The Meriones unguiculatus strain TT.TT164.6M chromosome 9, Bangor_MerUng_6.1, whole genome shotgun sequence genome window below encodes:
- the Esco2 gene encoding N-acetyltransferase ESCO2, which yields MMAAFTPRKRKQHTLNADDGDSLLTDISSSKLSLRITENLFPSPNKRTCQSSDQKEEKSCSQQCHFTLSPCKTTENRLTFTNHDSLFKSLSAVSFYNKDKHYLNPLQRKLVREYRSICVATKNGDKPFPSVTEKIQKKTLRTKKNKKPQKSLTAKYQPNYKHINTMSRNAKNSKPNQVSYKPVVDKENSCFPNTPRVLSQKIKPQVTLQGGAAFFVRKRNTLKKSTLEEKPLPEVTEDAAPEAEQVPKALLVEEKSNVELLDARSKNEKLKKNSSGAVISSKESKLDNHNFPSENSLGESKTISPESVYPIFSVSSVNTKRLPPEEQSSVESTACANLLKQTNVQKNINSRDTNKGGKDQFVIDAGQKHFGTTLCKSCGMIYTASNPEDEVHHLQHHHRFLEGIKYVGWKRERVVAEFWDGKIVLVLPQDPSYAIKKVEDVQELVDLELGFQQVVPMYPNKTKTFLFIDEKRVVGCLIAEPIKQAFRVLSEPSSTKECSRAWRCSDVPEPAICGISRIWVFRLKRRKRIARRLVDTVRNCFMFGCFLSTNEIAFSDPTPDGKLFATKYCNTPNFLVYNFHSLSQLQS from the exons ATGATGGCAGCTTTTACTCCAAGGAAGAGGAAACAACATACTCTGAATGCTGATGATGGTGATAG ccTATTAACAGATATTTCATCCAGCAAATTAAGTTTAAGAATTACTGAGAATCTCTTTCCATCACCTAATAAACGTACTTGTCAAAGCAgtgatcagaaggaagaaaagtctTGCTCCCAACAATGCCATTTCACTTTAAGTCCATGCAAAACAACTGAAAATAGGTTGACATTTACAAACCACGACTCACTATTTAAATCTTTATCTGCTGTATCTTTCTACAATAAAGATAAGCACTACCTCAATCCACTCCAGAGGAAGTTGGTAAGagagtatagatctatttgtgTAGCAACTAAAAATGGAGATAAACCTTTTCCCAGTGTGAcagaaaaaattcagaaaaaaacgCTTCGTACCAAGAAGAACAAAAAACCACAGAAGAGTTTAACTGCTAAATATCAACCAAATTATAAGCACATCAATACTATGTCAAGAAATGCCAAAAATTCCAAGCCAAATCAAGTGAGCTATAAGCCAGTTGTGGATAAAGAGAACAGTTGTTTTCCAAATACTCCTCGAGTCCTAAgccagaaaataaaaccacaagttACACTCCAGGGTGGAGCAGCATTTTTTGTTAGAAAAAGAAACACTCTTAAAAAATCAACTCTGGAAGAAAAGCCGTTACCAGAGGTGACTGAAGATGCTGCTCCAGAGGCAGAGCAAGTACCAAAGGCCTTGTTAGTGGAAGAGAAATCGAATGTTGAGCTATTGGATGCaagaagtaaaaatgaaaaactaaaaaag AATTCCTCAGGTGCAGTAATTTCTTCAAAGGAATCTAAACTTGATAATCATAATTTTCCTTCAGAGAATTCACTCGGTGAGAGCAAAACAA TTTCTCCCGAGTCTGTCTATCCCATCTTCAGTGTTTCTTCAGTGAATACAAAAAG ATTGCCACCTGAAGAACAGTCTTCTGTGGAATCTACTGCATGTGCTAACTTATTGAAACAGACAAATGTACAGAAAAATATTAATTCCAGAGATACAAATAAAGGAGGAAAAGACCAATTCGTCATT GATGCAGGTCAGAAACATTTTGGGACAACTCTATGTAAGTCTTGTGGCATGATCTATACTGCTTCGAACCCTGAAGACGAAGTGCATCATCTCCAGCATCACCATAGATTTCTGGAGGGAATTAAGTATGTG GGCTGGAAAAGAGAGCGGGTAGTAGCAGAGTTTTGGGATGGGAAGATCGTGTTGGTCCTGCCACAAGATCCAAGTTATGCCATCAAAAAG GTAGAAGATGTCCAAGAACTTGTGGATCTGGAATTGGGCTTCCAGCAGGTTGTTCCCATGtatccaaacaaaaccaaaactttcCTCTTTATTGATGAAAAGAGAGTAGTTGGATGTTTAATTGCGGAACCCATCAAACAG GCATTTCGTGTCCTGTCAGAACCAAGTTCCACTAAAGAATGTTCTAGAGCTTGGCGGTGTTCAGATGTACCGGAACCTGCAATCTGTGGGATAAGTAGAATCTGGGTCTTCAGACTGAAAAGAAGAAAGCGCATTGCAAGGCGACTGGTCGACACTGTCAG gaaTTGCTTCATGTTTGGCTGTTTTCTCAGCACTAATGAAATTGCATTTTCTGACCCAACACCAGATGGCAAATTATTTGCAACCAAGTACTGCAACACCCCTAATTTCCTTGTATATAATTTTCATAGCTTAAGCCAATTGCAATCATAA